The genomic interval CCGCAAGGGACAGGGCGTCGATCAGCTAAAGAAAATCCTGCTGCGTGGCGTGCCGTCTCCGCCAGCCGAGCGGCGTTGGACACTCATGCCGGCCGTGGCTGCGGTCGTCGAAGATCTGGCCCGGCGCCTGGGCGAAGAGGTTCCGGACGTGCCCGAACGCCAGCGCTTCTTCGAGGCACTCAGTGCCTTGACCAGCGATACGCTGCTGGAAGTCTGGAAACGCCGGGCGCCCCGCTTCTACGAAGCCGTACACGCAGCCCGTCAGGATCTGGAAACCCGCAAGGTGCCGTATCGCCAGGCCGAGATGATCGGCCGCTACGGCTGGCTGAGCCCGCTCGTGGCCGAAGTGCTGCGACGGCGGCCGGACGCTCAGGAGCGTACGCTTTCGGACCGTATCGATGCGGTACTGACGCATCGCATAGCCGGCCCGCTGATCTTCTTCGGCCTGCTGCTGCTCATCTTCCAGGCTATCTTCTCCTGGGCAGTGCCGTTCATGGACGCCATCGAGGAAGCCGTGGCCTGGGCCGGTGAGCAGGTGCGTGCCGTCATGCCCGATGGCTTTCTGGAAGACCTGATCGTCGATGGGGCCATCACCGGTGTCGGCAATGTGCTGGTCTTTCTACCCCAGATCCTGCTTCTGTTTTTCTTCCTGGGAATTATGGAAGACACCGGCTATATGGCCCGTACGGCGTTCATCATGGATCGCTTGATGCGAAGGATGGGGCTGAGCGGCGCCTCAGTGGTCCCCCTCCTGAGCGGTTATGCCTGCGCCGTACCGGCCATTATGGCTGCCCGCACACTCGACAACGAACGCGACCGGATCATCACCATCATGGTCACGCCGTTAATGAGCTGCTCAGCCCGCCTCCCTGTCTACACGCTGTTCATCGCGGCCTTTATTCCAAACACACCGGTAATCGGTCCGCTGAATGCCCAGGGACTGGCTATGTTCAGTCTTTACCTGCTGGGTACGAGCATGGCGTTTGTGGCTGCCTGGGTGCTCAAGACATTTGTCTTCAAGGGCGAAAGTGCCTACTTCGTCATGGAGCTTCCCCCCTACCGGGCGCCTCAGTTCAAGCAGATCCTCTATCGGATGATCGACCGCGCCAAGGCGTTTGTCACCCGAGCTGGCAAAATTATCTTCAGCCTGAGCATTGTGATCTGGTTTCTGGCCAGCTTTCCCCGTGCCGAACTGGACCCGGAGCTCGTAGCGCAGCGCCAGACGCTGGAAACCTGGTATGCACACGCTCGGGATAGTCTGGAGGCGGCTGGCGCTTCGGCCGCGGCATTTGCCGAACTGGCAGCGACCTACGAAGCACGCCTGGCTTCTATCGCCGACGCCGAGGCAGCCCGCCAGATCAGCCAAAGCTTCATCGGACGCCTTGGCTATGCGCTGGAACCCCTGATGCGACCGCTGGGCTTTGACTGGAAAATCACGGCGGGGATCATTTCTTCCTTCCCGGCCCGCGAAGTAATCGTAGGCACCATGGCCACTATTTATGGCGTAGCGCATGCCGGCGAAGACGAAATCATCCTGCGCCAGGTGTTGCGGGCCGATCCGGCGTTCTCTCCGCTGGTAGCTGTCAGCCTGATGGTCTTTTACGTGTTCGCACTGCAGTGCATGAGCACGCTTGCCATTGCACGCCGCGAGCTGGGTACCTGGAAATGGCCGGCCGTCATGTGGCTGTACATGTTCGTACTGGCCTACCTGTTTTCCCTTCTGGTTTACCAGGGGGGACGCTGGCTGGGAATCGGATAAGGCGTCTTCGATACGGGTACTTAACTATGGGCAGCCCTTAGTCGATTTTTTGCAAAACTTCACCTGGGCCTTCCGGTAAACAGGGTAGCCACCGGGATGATCATGACCCGCATCCGCGCCCATATCGCCCCGTCCGTTAGCCGGCTCATGCTCGGCCTGCTGGTGCTTTTCCCGCTGGGGCCGCATACGCTGACCGGCCTGCTGCTGTGCATCGAAGCCGGCGGGCGGGTTCATGTCGAAGGGGTGACCGATAGTGATTGTGCCGCTATCGAGCTGCTGGCTTCCTGGGAAGGCCATCCCGTCTTCCCGGCTGTATTCTCGACGCAACCCATAAAATGGCAACGTGTCGATTCCTCAGTAGCATGCATTGATGTGCCCTTCCTTCTCAGTCCTACCGATGGTTATGGTCAGGTGGCGCGTGGACAGGCCGTTGTGCAGGTGGTGGCAGCGGCTGTAAGCATATTGTGGATTTCATGGGATCTGGTTTCAGGCTGGACTCCTCCGTTTCATCTGACATCGTCATCTTTCTTCTTTACGCACCCTTTCACTTCGCTTCGTACTGTCATCCTGCTCCTCTGATTCCCTCCAGAAACGGCGCACTACCCGAGCTTTAAACGTGCGCCTTGCCTTACCGACCTTCCGTCAAGGGATGGTTTCGGATCTGTCTGTCAATGTTTCTGGAGGGTTCCTATGGTTTATACTATCCGTTTGTACCTGTGGATTGGTGTACTTTTGCTGTTGGGATTGGGCTGTGCAGCGCCGCGTGATCTGGCCTGGCAACCGCCTCGTCCTCTGGCCGCAGACCAGCTGGCCTATCGGCCGCCCAAGCGTCCAGTTTTCGACGCCGCAGCCGATACCAGTCGCACCGTAGCTCAGCTTACCCTCGAAGCAGCGCTCCGCTACACGCTGCGCTTTAATCCCGAACTGCAGGCCGCCGCCTGGGAAGTACGTGCTCGCGAGGCCCGTGTATTACAGGCCGGACTGTGGCCCAATCCGGAACTTGAATCAGACATAGATGGAGCAGGCGCGACAGGCCCGGGGCTGGATCCGCAGGACCGGGAAATGAGCCTGGTCCTCACCCAGGAGTTACCGCTGGGCGGGGACCAGGGAGCGGCCCGCCGGCAGGCTATGCAGGAAGCGCGGCTGGCCGGCTGGAACTATGAAGCGGTGCGTCTGGAACTGGTGGCACGTACCCGTCAGGCGTTTATCGAAGTGCTCACGGCCCAGGAGCGGCTGCGCCTCGCCGATAGCCTGTTACAGCTTGCCAGGCGCTTTGAGGCGGCCGTCCAGGCACGCGTATCGGCCGGCAAGGCCCCGCCGTTTGAGGCACGCCGTGCCATGGTAGTGCGGGCCAATGCGGAGCTGGCAGCCCGGGAAGCAGCCCAGATGCTGAAAGCTGCTCGCCGCCAACTACGCAGTCTCTGGGGACCCGCAGGTCCGCGCTTCGATCGCGTGATAGGCACCCTGGGCGAAATCGAACCGGTGCCTTCATTTGCCATGCTCCGCCCACTACTTGCCCAACATCCAGCGCTGGCGCAGTTTGTAGCCCGCCGTGCCTTACAGCAATCGGCCCTGCAACTGGCTCAGGCCCGACGGATTCCCAATTTGAATCTGGTAGCCGGCCTGGTCCGCTACGGAAACACAGGGACCCAGGCCTTTCGCCTGGGACTACGACTTCCGCTCCCGCTGTTCGACCGACAGCAGGGCAACATCCAGGAAGTCCGCTACCGTCTGCTGCAGACCGAAACCGAAGCAGAAGCGGTGCGCCAGGCCCTGCTCCGACGTCTGGCGCTGGCGCATGCGCGCCTGCTCACTTCCTACCAGGCCGTCCAACAACTGCAACAGGAGGTGCTACCTGCCGCCCGAGAAATCTTTGCTGTCATCGAGCAGGGGTATCGCGAAGGCAAATTTGACCTGCTGACCGTGCTGGATGCACAGCGCACCCTGCTGGAAACGACCAATCAGTATCTCGATGCACTGCGGGATTATCACCAGGCGCGAGCTGAGGTCGAGGCGTTAATCGCCCAACCGTTGAATCGTCTGTCCCACTAAAACGAAGCCGAGAAAAGTACCATGTGGATCGATAAAGCCTATGTGCTGGCGTTTCTGAGTGCCGGGTTGCTGTTGATCGCTACCGGCTGTCAATCTGGCGACGCGGACCCTCCACCGGAGAGTACCACGGAGGCAAACCATTCAGAGGCCGAGGCTGACCATCTCGAAGCGGTCAGCCTGGAACAGATTGATCTGGAAGACTTTGCGATCGAAATCGATACCGCAGGCCCTGGAACGCTGGCCTTTACCAAAACCTTCCCGGGGGAGGTACGCGTCAACGAGGATCAATTCGCGCACGTGGTCCCTCGGCTGTCCGGGATCGTACGTGAGGTTTATGTAACGCTGGGCGACCATGTGGAGGCAGGCCAGCTCATGGCCGTCCTGGAAAGCCGCGAGCTGGCCGAACTGAAGGCCAACTATCTGGATGCGCTGGCTCGCCTGGAACTGGCCCAGGCCACCTATGAACGGGAAGCCCGCCTGTACCGGGAGAAGGTTTCCTCGGAGCAAGAATATCTGGAAGCCCGTCAGGCGCTGGCAGAAGCCCAGATTGCATTACGTTCGGCTGCGCAAAAACTGCTTGCGTTAGGATTCTCTCAGCGCTATATCGAAGCCCTCCCTGACCAGCCTGACAGCCTGCTGCGCCTCTATCAGTTGCGTGCGCCTATCCGGGGTACGGTAGTCGCCAAACACATCGTTCAGGGAGAAGCCGTCGAAGCCTTTACCACCGTTTTCACGGTGGCCGACCTGTCCACCGTCTGGGTCGATCTGTCAATCTATCAGCAGGATCTGGCCCGTATCCGTGAAGGCCAACGGGTCACTATCCTGGGCCTGAATCATCAAGAAGAAGGCATCATCTCCTATGTTCAACCGCTGGTTGAAGAAGACCGGCGCACCGGACTGGCCCGCGTGGTGCTACCTAACCCCCACGGCCTCTGGAAGCCGGGCCTGTTCGTCACCGGTCAGATCGTAATCGGACGACAGCGCTACGAGGTAGTCGTGCCACGGGGTGCCATTCAGACGATGGATGATGCGCCCATTGTCTTCGTCCCAACCCCGGAAGGTTTCGTGCCGCGACGCGTCCAGATCGCAGCTGAAACCGACAGCCTGATCGCCCTCGCCGATGGATTGGCTGCCGGCGAACCCTATGTCGTACAGGGGGCCTTTACCCTGAAAGCCGAACTGGAAAAAGAAGAAATCGGCGAGGGTCACGGCCATTAACGCTCCACCCCGTTAAACTTCCGACTCGGACAAGCTATGCGTAAGCTGATAGATTTTGCCCTGCGGAATCGTCTGCTGGTGCTCTCGCTGGGCCTGCTGGTGATGGGCGCTGGATGGTATGCGTACACGCGCCTGCCCGTTGATGCTTTCCCGGATGTTTCGCCTTCGCTGGTCCAGGTGTTCACGGTAACACGCGGGCTGGCCCCCCAGGAAGTTGAACAGTACGTCACCTATCCGATTGAGCGGGCTATGAGCGGACTGCCTCGACTGAAGCAGATCCGCTCGGTCTCTAACTTTGGCCTGTCGGTCGTCAACATCTACTTTGAAGATGGCACCGACATTTACTTTGCCCGACAGGTGGTCGGAGAACGCCTGCAAGAAGTGCGTGAACAGATCCCGCCCGGCTTTGGTGAACCCCAGATGGGGCCTATCTCCACGGGCATGGGTCTGGTCCTGTTCTACTATCTGGAGGACACCACGGGCCGCTATTCCCTGGAGGAGCTGCGCACCATCCAGGACTGGGTCGTCAAACCCATGCTCGAATCGGTGCCGGGGGTGACCGAGGTGCTTGGCATCGGCGGTTTTGAACGTCAGTTCCAGGTCAACGTCGATCCGAACGCTCTGCTGCGCTATGGCGTCACAATGGCCGAGCTCGTCGAGGCCATCGAAGCTAACAACCTGAACGTAGGCGCCCAGTTCATCGAACAGCACGGCGAACAGTTCGTCATTCGCTCCGAAGGACTGGCCACTGGCATCTCGGATATTGAAAACATTGTAGTCAAAACCGTCGATGGCACACCGATCTATGTACGGGACCTGGCCCGGGTAGAAATCGGTGGTGCAATTCGTCGAGGACTGCAAACGCGCAATGGCATAGAGGAAGTCGTCGCGGGCATGGTGATCAAGCTCTATGGGACCAATGCCTCGACCGTCATTGCCCGCGTCGAAGAAAAACTGGCCCAGATAGAAGACGTACTGCCACCAGGTATTCGCATTGTCCCCTACTATGAACAAAAGACGCTGGTTGAGGCTGCCGTTTCCACCGTGACCAATGCGCTCTGGCAGGGCATCCTGCTGGTGATCCTGGTGCTGGTCGCGTTTCTGGGGTCCTGGCGGCCCAGCGTGGTGGTGGCCCTTTCCATTCCTTTCTCGGTGTTGCTGTCTACGCTGTTCATGGGGCAGCTGGACATCTCGGCCAATTTGATGTCGCTGGGTGGGCTGGCCATCGCCATCGGGATGATGGTCGACGGTGCCATTGTGATGGTGGAAAACGTGGATCGCCATCTCCGCAATGCAGCGCCCGACGAACCACGACTCCATGTTGTCGCCCGGGCCTGCTTGGAAGTAGCTCGGCCGGTCGCGTTTGCCATTGCGATCATCGTGATCGTCTTCCTACCGTTGTTTACCCTGCAGGGTGTCGAGGGCAAAACGTTCCGGCCGCTGGCCTATACCACCGCGCTGGCCATGTTCGGCTCGCTGGTCTTTGCGCTGGTGGTGGCCCCCGTGCTCTCCAGTCTCGTCATGCGTCGGTCCTCTTCAAACCGCACGCCCATTGGAGAACGCGTCATTCAGCGACTGTTGCACTTTTACCGGCCGCTGGTCACGTTCTTTGTGCAGCGTCGCACCTGGGCTATTGCCCTGGCTGGGGGGCTACTGTTACTGGGCGCTACGGCCTTTCCATTTCTGGGCAGTGAATTTACGCCGACCCTACAGGAGGGCACCATCGTGCTTCGTCTGACCATGGCGCCTTCCATTTCACTCACCGAGGCTAAGGCCACCACGCAGCGCGTCGAACGTCGCCTCATGCAGATTCCGGAGGTCATTGGGGTCGTTACTCGAATCGGCCGCGGCGAAGTTGGCGCGCACAGCGATCCCATCAACTCTGCCGAGATGTATATCCTGCTGAAAGAACGCGACGAATGGCGCGTAGACAACCAGGAGGAGCTACTCGCGCTCATTCGGCGGGAGCTGGGCACCCTCCCGGGCGTGCTGACCAACTTTACGCAGCCCATCCAGATGACCGTCGATGAACTGCTTGAAGGCGTGCGGGCGGAGCTGGCCGTCAAGCTCTTTGGCGACGATCTGGAAACGCTCAAGCAAAAGGCGGACGAGATCGTGGCCGTACTTCAGACCATCGAGGGCGCCCGCGATGTGCAGGCCGACCAGATCACCGGCACGCCTCAGATCCGCATCGTGGTCGACCGAGCTGCTATTGCCCGCTATGGGATCAATGTGGCTGACGTGCAACGTACCATTGAAGCGGCCATTGGAGGCGTAGAAGCGGGGCTGGTCTTCGAGGGGGTACGCCGCTTCCCCATCTACGTACGCTATCAGGCCCCCTATCGGTCGACCCCGGAGCAGATTCGTCAACTGCTTATTCCGGCGCCCGGTGGCATCCACGTCCCCCTGGCAGAGCTGGCCAGCGTGGAGGAAGTCATTGGCCCGCGCCAGATCACACGCGAAGACCTCCAACGTTTTATCACCATCCAGCTTAATGTAGAAGGCCGAGATATCGGCTCGTTCGTGGCCGAAGCTCAGCGGGCCATCCGTGAACGCATCGAACTACCCCCGGGCTATTTCATCACCTGGGGAGGCCAGTTCGAGCTGCAACAGCAGGCCAACCGGCGGTTGATGCTGGTGATTCCCATTACGTTGCTGATCGTGCTGGTACTTCTTTACAGCACATTCAACTCCGTGCGCAATGCGGCCCTGATCATCCTGAACATTCCCCTGGCGCTGGTGGGTGGCATTTTGGGGCTATGGCTCACCGGTCAACACCTGTCGGTTCCTGCCTCCGTAGGCTTCATTGCGCTCTTTGGCATTGCCCTGGAAAATGGCCTGGTGCTGGTATCTTACATCAATCAGCT from Rhodothermus sp. carries:
- the feoB gene encoding ferrous iron transport protein B, giving the protein MSGSCHEPTAALETLRAPVIVQRIALAGNPNVGKTTLFNLLTGLRQKVANYPGVTVERKSGRLVGHESIEVIDLPGTYSLNPRSIDERVAYDVLVGRMPGEPAPDIVVCVVDATNLERNLYLVTQLMDLGLPVVVALNMMDALAENGLELDVNGLARRLGVPVVPMVARKGQGVDQLKKILLRGVPSPPAERRWTLMPAVAAVVEDLARRLGEEVPDVPERQRFFEALSALTSDTLLEVWKRRAPRFYEAVHAARQDLETRKVPYRQAEMIGRYGWLSPLVAEVLRRRPDAQERTLSDRIDAVLTHRIAGPLIFFGLLLLIFQAIFSWAVPFMDAIEEAVAWAGEQVRAVMPDGFLEDLIVDGAITGVGNVLVFLPQILLLFFFLGIMEDTGYMARTAFIMDRLMRRMGLSGASVVPLLSGYACAVPAIMAARTLDNERDRIITIMVTPLMSCSARLPVYTLFIAAFIPNTPVIGPLNAQGLAMFSLYLLGTSMAFVAAWVLKTFVFKGESAYFVMELPPYRAPQFKQILYRMIDRAKAFVTRAGKIIFSLSIVIWFLASFPRAELDPELVAQRQTLETWYAHARDSLEAAGASAAAFAELAATYEARLASIADAEAARQISQSFIGRLGYALEPLMRPLGFDWKITAGIISSFPAREVIVGTMATIYGVAHAGEDEIILRQVLRADPAFSPLVAVSLMVFYVFALQCMSTLAIARRELGTWKWPAVMWLYMFVLAYLFSLLVYQGGRWLGIG
- a CDS encoding TolC family protein, with protein sequence MVYTIRLYLWIGVLLLLGLGCAAPRDLAWQPPRPLAADQLAYRPPKRPVFDAAADTSRTVAQLTLEAALRYTLRFNPELQAAAWEVRAREARVLQAGLWPNPELESDIDGAGATGPGLDPQDREMSLVLTQELPLGGDQGAARRQAMQEARLAGWNYEAVRLELVARTRQAFIEVLTAQERLRLADSLLQLARRFEAAVQARVSAGKAPPFEARRAMVVRANAELAAREAAQMLKAARRQLRSLWGPAGPRFDRVIGTLGEIEPVPSFAMLRPLLAQHPALAQFVARRALQQSALQLAQARRIPNLNLVAGLVRYGNTGTQAFRLGLRLPLPLFDRQQGNIQEVRYRLLQTETEAEAVRQALLRRLALAHARLLTSYQAVQQLQQEVLPAAREIFAVIEQGYREGKFDLLTVLDAQRTLLETTNQYLDALRDYHQARAEVEALIAQPLNRLSH
- a CDS encoding efflux RND transporter periplasmic adaptor subunit, producing the protein MWIDKAYVLAFLSAGLLLIATGCQSGDADPPPESTTEANHSEAEADHLEAVSLEQIDLEDFAIEIDTAGPGTLAFTKTFPGEVRVNEDQFAHVVPRLSGIVREVYVTLGDHVEAGQLMAVLESRELAELKANYLDALARLELAQATYEREARLYREKVSSEQEYLEARQALAEAQIALRSAAQKLLALGFSQRYIEALPDQPDSLLRLYQLRAPIRGTVVAKHIVQGEAVEAFTTVFTVADLSTVWVDLSIYQQDLARIREGQRVTILGLNHQEEGIISYVQPLVEEDRRTGLARVVLPNPHGLWKPGLFVTGQIVIGRQRYEVVVPRGAIQTMDDAPIVFVPTPEGFVPRRVQIAAETDSLIALADGLAAGEPYVVQGAFTLKAELEKEEIGEGHGH
- a CDS encoding CusA/CzcA family heavy metal efflux RND transporter, whose product is MRKLIDFALRNRLLVLSLGLLVMGAGWYAYTRLPVDAFPDVSPSLVQVFTVTRGLAPQEVEQYVTYPIERAMSGLPRLKQIRSVSNFGLSVVNIYFEDGTDIYFARQVVGERLQEVREQIPPGFGEPQMGPISTGMGLVLFYYLEDTTGRYSLEELRTIQDWVVKPMLESVPGVTEVLGIGGFERQFQVNVDPNALLRYGVTMAELVEAIEANNLNVGAQFIEQHGEQFVIRSEGLATGISDIENIVVKTVDGTPIYVRDLARVEIGGAIRRGLQTRNGIEEVVAGMVIKLYGTNASTVIARVEEKLAQIEDVLPPGIRIVPYYEQKTLVEAAVSTVTNALWQGILLVILVLVAFLGSWRPSVVVALSIPFSVLLSTLFMGQLDISANLMSLGGLAIAIGMMVDGAIVMVENVDRHLRNAAPDEPRLHVVARACLEVARPVAFAIAIIVIVFLPLFTLQGVEGKTFRPLAYTTALAMFGSLVFALVVAPVLSSLVMRRSSSNRTPIGERVIQRLLHFYRPLVTFFVQRRTWAIALAGGLLLLGATAFPFLGSEFTPTLQEGTIVLRLTMAPSISLTEAKATTQRVERRLMQIPEVIGVVTRIGRGEVGAHSDPINSAEMYILLKERDEWRVDNQEELLALIRRELGTLPGVLTNFTQPIQMTVDELLEGVRAELAVKLFGDDLETLKQKADEIVAVLQTIEGARDVQADQITGTPQIRIVVDRAAIARYGINVADVQRTIEAAIGGVEAGLVFEGVRRFPIYVRYQAPYRSTPEQIRQLLIPAPGGIHVPLAELASVEEVIGPRQITREDLQRFITIQLNVEGRDIGSFVAEAQRAIRERIELPPGYFITWGGQFELQQQANRRLMLVIPITLLIVLVLLYSTFNSVRNAALIILNIPLALVGGILGLWLTGQHLSVPASVGFIALFGIALENGLVLVSYINQLIRDGWSIDRAAIQGALLRLRPVLMTALTTSLGLFPLLFSQGTGAEVQRPLATVVVGGLFTSTILTLLVLPALYKWFAIRLPYDQPPRSS